In one Paraburkholderia azotifigens genomic region, the following are encoded:
- a CDS encoding peptide chain release factor 3, with protein MSVSELKRRRTFAVISHPDAGKTTLTEKLLLFSGAIQIAGTVKGRKSNRYATSDWMEIEKQRGISVASSVMQFEYGDCVINLLDTPGHEDFSEDTYRVLTAVDAAVMVIDGANGVEAQTLKLLEVCRSRKTPIVTFINKLDREVREPLDLLDEIEQHLGVSAVPFTWPIGMGKDFQGVYDIQNDQVRVFRAGQDTLGGAVETIQALGDEEGERRFGHAWVRAKEEIDLITGATPTFDRDEFLAGQQSPVLFGSAINNFGVKEILDALVDLAPPPSARLTVQRPVQPDEPKFTGVVFKVQANMDLAHRDRVAFIRVCSGRFERGMALKVTRNNKTFRANNVVTFLSQRRETVSEAYAGDIIGIPNHGTLSLGDTLTEGELLQFVGLPFFAPEIFQTVEVVDPMRSKQLGEALKQLGEEGAIQVFKPVVGGLTILGAVGQLQFEVVSHRLSTEYKVDVRMGPARYRMSRWVTCDDAAELRRFCDSYAPRIAYDAADAPTYLASHVSEIEVAQKAWPKIVFNELREHSGAPFRKAM; from the coding sequence ATGTCAGTCTCCGAACTCAAACGCCGCCGCACGTTCGCGGTCATTTCCCACCCGGACGCGGGTAAAACCACGCTCACCGAAAAGCTGCTGCTGTTTTCGGGCGCGATCCAGATCGCGGGTACCGTGAAGGGCCGTAAGAGCAACCGCTACGCGACGTCCGACTGGATGGAAATCGAAAAGCAGCGCGGCATTTCGGTCGCGAGTTCGGTGATGCAGTTCGAGTACGGCGACTGCGTGATCAATCTGCTCGACACGCCGGGCCACGAGGACTTCTCGGAAGACACGTACCGCGTGCTGACGGCCGTCGATGCCGCCGTGATGGTGATCGACGGCGCGAACGGCGTCGAAGCGCAGACGCTCAAGCTGCTCGAAGTGTGCCGCAGCCGCAAGACGCCGATCGTCACGTTCATCAACAAGCTCGACCGCGAAGTGCGCGAGCCGCTCGATCTGCTCGACGAAATCGAGCAGCACCTGGGCGTGTCGGCCGTGCCGTTCACCTGGCCGATCGGCATGGGCAAGGACTTTCAGGGCGTCTACGACATCCAGAACGATCAGGTGCGCGTGTTCCGCGCGGGGCAGGACACGCTCGGCGGCGCGGTCGAAACGATCCAGGCGCTTGGCGACGAGGAAGGCGAGCGCCGCTTTGGCCATGCTTGGGTGCGCGCGAAGGAAGAAATCGACCTGATCACGGGCGCGACGCCGACGTTCGATCGCGACGAATTTCTCGCGGGCCAGCAGTCGCCCGTGCTGTTCGGTTCGGCGATCAACAACTTCGGCGTGAAAGAAATTCTCGACGCGCTCGTCGATCTCGCGCCGCCGCCGTCTGCGCGCCTGACGGTGCAGCGTCCCGTGCAGCCGGACGAGCCGAAGTTCACGGGTGTCGTGTTCAAGGTGCAGGCGAACATGGACCTGGCGCACCGCGACCGCGTCGCGTTCATCCGCGTGTGCTCGGGGCGTTTCGAGCGCGGCATGGCGCTGAAGGTCACGCGCAACAACAAGACGTTCCGCGCGAACAACGTGGTGACGTTCCTGTCGCAGCGCCGCGAGACGGTCAGCGAGGCGTATGCGGGCGATATCATCGGCATCCCGAATCACGGCACGCTGAGCCTCGGCGACACGCTGACGGAAGGCGAACTGCTGCAATTCGTCGGCCTGCCGTTCTTCGCGCCGGAAATCTTCCAGACGGTCGAAGTGGTCGATCCGATGCGTTCCAAGCAGCTCGGCGAAGCGCTGAAGCAGCTGGGCGAAGAAGGCGCGATTCAGGTGTTCAAGCCGGTCGTTGGCGGATTGACGATTCTCGGCGCTGTTGGGCAGCTGCAGTTCGAAGTGGTGTCGCATCGGTTGTCGACCGAATATAAGGTCGACGTGAGGATGGGGCCTGCGCGGTATCGGATGTCACGGTGGGTCACTTGCGATGATGCCGCTGAATTGCGGCGGTTCTGCGATTCTTACGCTCCGCGGATTGCCTATGATGCGGCTGATGCGCCGACTTATCTCGCTTCTCATGTCTCTGAGATCGAGGTTGCTCAGAAGGCCTGGCCCAAGATTGTGTTTAATGAGCTGCGCGAGCATTCGGGGGCGCCGTTCAGGAAGGCAATGTAG
- a CDS encoding LysR family transcriptional regulator has protein sequence MRRLPSLIALRFFEETARHMSFNRAAVALCVTQGAVSRQIKILEESLGAKLFERDHKGIRLTKAGQQLLPCVSEAFDTLERGTRQVTTAKGRRRLVLSVPPTFATQWFSPRLGSLAVELPDVELSVRTEPTDDCHCNIRFGRDALPDAHSELLMIERHTLVGSPRFGGEALVKLLETLPALHVLHNDARLNLWPDWLDKAGLPARYGENGIEFSTLEQAIHAARKGAGLAIVDRNMIVEELAEGSLAPMSDVEVNGPYGYWLDIAARHAGLEHVQAFAGWMREQVLGMG, from the coding sequence ATGCGGCGTTTGCCCTCGCTGATCGCGTTGCGTTTTTTCGAAGAGACGGCGCGGCATATGAGTTTCAACCGTGCGGCCGTCGCGCTGTGCGTCACGCAGGGCGCCGTAAGCCGACAGATCAAGATTCTCGAGGAGTCGCTTGGGGCGAAGCTTTTCGAGCGCGATCACAAGGGCATCCGGCTGACGAAGGCTGGCCAGCAGTTGCTGCCGTGCGTATCCGAAGCATTCGATACGCTTGAGCGCGGCACGCGCCAGGTCACGACGGCGAAGGGCCGCCGGCGCCTGGTGTTATCGGTGCCGCCGACTTTCGCCACGCAGTGGTTTTCGCCGCGGCTCGGCTCGCTTGCGGTCGAGTTGCCGGACGTCGAGTTGTCCGTGCGCACGGAACCCACCGACGACTGCCACTGCAACATCCGCTTCGGCCGCGACGCGTTGCCCGATGCGCATTCCGAGTTGCTGATGATCGAGCGGCATACGCTGGTTGGTTCGCCGCGGTTTGGCGGCGAGGCGCTGGTTAAGTTGCTGGAGACGCTGCCTGCACTGCATGTGCTGCATAACGATGCGCGGTTGAATCTTTGGCCGGATTGGCTCGATAAGGCTGGCTTACCTGCGCGGTATGGCGAGAACGGGATCGAGTTTTCGACGCTGGAACAGGCGATTCATGCGGCGCGCAAGGGCGCCGGATTGGCGATCGTCGATCGGAATATGATCGTTGAGGAACTGGCTGAAGGCAGCCTTGCGCCTATGTCTGATGTCGAGGTTAATGGCCCCTATGGGTATTGGCTTGATATCGCCGCGCGGCATGCCGGGCTCGAGCATGTGCAGGCTTTTGCTGGGTGGATGCGGGAGCAGGTTTTGGGGATGGGTTGA
- a CDS encoding IclR family transcriptional regulator, with protein MDVEEKDDADRYRAPALDKGLDILELLAEQKSGLTRAEITKLLGRNASEMYRMLERLVARQYVVRSAGGDRYSLSLKLYALAHRHPPMNRLIAEALPLMQRFAADAEQSCHLAVYDRGNLLVIAQVDGPGTWGISVRLGSRVGLIDTSSGRTMLAFQTYEQREHMLAEHTKVKGEVTIDHDALEAACAAIRAAGFSQKDSQQIFGVTDLTFPLLTASGQAVAAMTCPFLKRIDEYVAPSLDEVTGMLREVVAALSMGD; from the coding sequence ATGGACGTGGAAGAGAAGGACGACGCCGACCGTTATCGCGCGCCTGCGCTCGACAAGGGACTCGACATACTTGAGTTGCTTGCCGAGCAGAAGAGCGGCCTGACGCGCGCCGAGATTACGAAGCTATTGGGGCGCAACGCGAGCGAGATGTACCGGATGCTGGAGCGGCTGGTGGCGCGTCAGTACGTGGTGCGTTCGGCGGGGGGCGATCGCTATTCGCTGAGCCTGAAGCTGTATGCGCTTGCGCATCGGCATCCGCCGATGAACCGGCTGATTGCCGAGGCGTTGCCGCTGATGCAGCGGTTCGCTGCTGATGCTGAGCAGTCGTGTCATCTAGCCGTCTATGACCGCGGCAATTTGCTGGTGATTGCGCAGGTGGACGGGCCTGGGACGTGGGGGATTTCGGTGCGGCTCGGCTCGCGGGTGGGTTTGATCGACACGAGTTCGGGGCGCACGATGCTGGCGTTTCAGACTTACGAGCAGCGCGAGCATATGCTTGCTGAGCATACGAAGGTGAAGGGCGAAGTGACCATCGATCACGATGCGCTTGAGGCCGCTTGCGCGGCGATTCGTGCGGCGGGCTTTTCGCAGAAGGATAGTCAGCAGATTTTTGGTGTTACCGACTTGACGTTTCCTTTGTTGACCGCTTCGGGTCAGGCTGTTGCGGCGATGACCTGTCCTTTTCTTAAGCGGATCGATGAGTATGTTGCGCCTTCGCTCGATGAGGTGACCGGGATGTTGCGGGAGGTAGTTGCTGCGTTGTCGATGGGGGATTGA
- a CDS encoding GNAT family N-acetyltransferase has protein sequence MTVRNLDALFRPKSVAVIGASNRPGSTGAMVWKRLIEGGFDGPMWAVNPTYDMLDGHACVGNAGDLPDAPTVAIVCTPPSTWPGIVHTLGGRGTRAAIIVGEVRGEEGRADVRHTLAAARPHLLRIVGPGSLGIVTPALKAHLGAPSVTVRAGGVAWVSQSNALTNAVLGWAHARGLGFSHAVALGEEADVDAGDVLDYLASDPGTRAILLEVDSVKAARKFMSAARAAARNKPVLALRSGRSDPDDALYTAAFRRAGMVRVDALDDLLDEIETLGVGRVAAGATATLITSDRGVATLATDAFKAAGDTLAPCPSGAVDALAQALPRAIPGNPLLLGSDARAEHFGTALKVLADQRSTGTAFVVHASTHSAPVEEVAQALIANQRYAYRGLLACFFGGVKRETRDALHEHGIPVHTTPQRLARAFERLVEYRLVHELLMQTPEGQPARVPASIDAAQAQACAALSSGVTELEGDDAARLLAYFGLRTIPDDAREQAVVDIAIELRDDDNFGPVFRFTAPPEHDEARPMCVFGLPPLNPVLSRDILSNSAYFREVAPEPVLGAFTAISQAVSEIREIVSLKLALRVMKNGAAIVAPRLRLSASRTRFAIMPYPRRYEETLDWRGQRITVRPIRPEDEAAHREFVESMTPDDLRLRFFGAVGSFDHSQLARMTQIDYDREMALIATTQNDDGSIRTLGVVRAVADPDNETAEFAMAVRSDQKGKGLGRLLMERIIAYARARGTHWIVGEALRENSAMIGLATAVGFTTARTEDPGVVGFRMALDQPDDGKQKGGAPGFGASPACSANTR, from the coding sequence GTGACCGTACGCAATCTCGACGCGTTGTTTCGCCCGAAATCCGTCGCCGTGATCGGCGCCTCGAACCGCCCGGGCAGCACGGGCGCGATGGTCTGGAAGCGGCTGATCGAAGGCGGCTTCGACGGCCCCATGTGGGCCGTCAATCCGACGTACGACATGCTCGACGGCCACGCGTGCGTCGGCAATGCGGGCGATCTGCCCGACGCGCCGACCGTCGCGATCGTCTGCACGCCGCCGTCGACGTGGCCCGGCATCGTCCATACGCTCGGCGGGCGCGGCACGCGCGCGGCGATCATCGTCGGCGAAGTGCGTGGCGAAGAAGGTCGCGCCGATGTGCGCCACACGCTCGCGGCCGCGCGGCCGCATCTGCTGCGCATTGTCGGGCCGGGCAGCCTCGGCATCGTGACGCCCGCGCTCAAGGCGCATCTCGGCGCGCCGTCCGTGACGGTGCGCGCGGGTGGCGTCGCGTGGGTATCGCAGTCGAACGCGCTGACGAACGCCGTGCTCGGCTGGGCGCATGCGCGCGGCCTCGGTTTCTCGCACGCGGTCGCGCTCGGCGAAGAAGCCGACGTCGATGCCGGCGACGTGCTCGACTATCTGGCGAGCGATCCGGGCACGCGCGCGATCCTGCTCGAAGTGGATTCCGTGAAGGCGGCGCGCAAGTTCATGTCGGCGGCGCGGGCGGCGGCGCGCAACAAGCCGGTGCTGGCGCTGCGCTCGGGCCGCAGCGATCCCGACGACGCGCTCTACACGGCCGCCTTCCGCCGGGCGGGCATGGTGCGCGTCGATGCCCTCGACGATCTGCTCGACGAAATCGAAACGCTTGGCGTGGGCCGCGTTGCGGCGGGTGCGACGGCGACGCTGATCACGAGCGACCGCGGCGTCGCGACGCTTGCCACCGACGCTTTCAAGGCGGCCGGCGATACGCTCGCGCCGTGCCCGTCAGGCGCCGTCGATGCGCTCGCGCAGGCGTTGCCGCGCGCCATACCGGGCAATCCGCTGTTGCTCGGCAGCGACGCGCGCGCCGAACATTTCGGCACGGCGCTCAAGGTGCTGGCCGACCAGCGTTCGACGGGCACGGCTTTTGTCGTGCATGCGTCGACGCACAGCGCGCCTGTCGAGGAAGTCGCGCAGGCGCTGATCGCGAATCAGCGCTACGCGTATCGCGGGTTGCTCGCATGCTTTTTCGGCGGCGTGAAGCGCGAGACGCGCGATGCGCTGCATGAGCACGGCATCCCCGTGCACACCACGCCGCAGCGGCTCGCTCGCGCGTTCGAGCGTCTGGTCGAATATCGCCTTGTGCACGAGCTGCTGATGCAGACGCCGGAAGGCCAGCCCGCGCGCGTGCCCGCATCGATCGATGCCGCGCAGGCGCAGGCGTGCGCGGCGCTGTCGTCGGGCGTGACGGAACTCGAAGGCGACGACGCGGCGCGGCTGCTCGCGTACTTCGGCCTTCGCACGATCCCGGACGATGCGCGCGAGCAGGCCGTCGTCGATATTGCCATCGAACTGCGCGACGACGACAACTTCGGCCCTGTGTTCCGCTTCACCGCGCCGCCCGAGCACGACGAAGCGCGGCCGATGTGCGTGTTCGGTCTGCCGCCGCTGAATCCCGTACTGTCACGCGACATCCTGTCGAACTCGGCGTACTTTCGCGAGGTCGCGCCCGAGCCCGTGCTGGGCGCGTTCACGGCGATTTCGCAGGCGGTGTCGGAGATACGCGAGATCGTGTCGCTGAAGCTCGCGTTGCGCGTGATGAAGAACGGCGCGGCGATCGTCGCGCCGCGTCTGCGGCTGTCGGCGAGCCGCACGCGCTTCGCGATCATGCCGTATCCGCGGCGCTACGAAGAAACGCTCGACTGGCGCGGCCAGCGCATCACGGTGCGGCCGATTCGTCCCGAAGACGAGGCGGCGCATCGCGAGTTCGTCGAATCGATGACGCCCGACGATCTGCGCCTGCGCTTTTTCGGCGCGGTCGGCAGCTTCGATCATTCGCAGCTCGCGCGGATGACGCAGATCGACTACGACCGCGAAATGGCGCTGATCGCGACGACGCAGAACGACGACGGTTCGATACGCACGCTCGGCGTGGTGCGCGCAGTCGCGGACCCCGACAACGAAACGGCCGAGTTTGCGATGGCCGTGCGTTCGGATCAGAAGGGCAAAGGGCTAGGGCGTCTGTTGATGGAACGGATCATCGCGTACGCGCGGGCGCGCGGCACGCACTGGATCGTTGGCGAGGCGCTGCGCGAAAACTCGGCGATGATCGGCCTCGCGACGGCCGTCGGTTTCACGACGGCGCGCACCGAGGATCCGGGCGTCGTCGGCTTCAGGATGGCGCTCGACCAGCCGGACGACGGCAAACAAAAAGGCGGCGCACCGGGGTTTGGTGCGTCGCCTGCATGTTCTGCCAATACGCGCTAG